From Equus quagga isolate Etosha38 chromosome 3, UCLA_HA_Equagga_1.0, whole genome shotgun sequence, one genomic window encodes:
- the CHRNA2 gene encoding neuronal acetylcholine receptor subunit alpha-2: protein MGLSHSARLPMTKLGLWWLLLIPAASVQRAPPTHAEDRLFKHLFRGYNRWARPVPNTSDVVIVRFGLSIAQLIDVDEKNQMMTTNVWLKQEWSDYKLRWNPADFGNITSLRVPSEMIWIPDIVLYNNADGEFAVTHMTKAHLFSTGTVHWVPPAIYKSSCSIDVTFFPFDQQNCKMKFGSWTYDKAKIDLEQMEQTVDLKDYWESGEWAIINATGTYNSKKYDCCAEIYPDVTYYFVIRRLPLFYTINLIIPCLLISCLTVLVFYLPSDCGEKITLCISVLLSLTVFLLLITEIIPSTSLVIPLIGEYLLFTMIFVTLSIIITVFVLNVHHRSPSTHNMPHWVRVAFLGCVPRWLLMNRPPPPLELHDPLDLKLSPSYHWLETMSMDAEEREEEEEDRWVCAGHSSPSLGVLYSHGGLHQGASGRKVETQLQDDGLLLSPRIQKALEGVHYIADHLRSEDADSSVKEDWKYVAMVIDRIFLWLFIIVCFLGTVGLFLPPFLAGMI from the exons ATGGGCCTCTCACACTCTGCACGCCTGCCCATGACGAAGCTCGGCCTGTGGTGGCTCCTTCTGATCCCAGCAG CATCGGTGCAGCGAGCCCCGCCTACCCACGCCGAGGACCGCCTCTTCAAACACCTCTTTAGGGGCTACAACCGCTGGGCGCGACCGGTGCCAAACACCTCCGACGTGGTGATCGTGCGCTTCGGGCTGTCCATCGCCCAGCTCATCGATGTG GATGAGAAGAACCAAATGATGACCACCAACGTCTGGCTAAAGCAG GAGTGGAGCGACTACAAGCTGCGCTGGAACCCGGCCGATTTTGGCAACATCACCTCCCTCCGGGTGCCTTCGGAGATGATCTGGATTCCCGACATCGTCCTTTATAACAA TGCAGATGGAGAGTTTGCGGTGACCCACATGACGAAGGCTCACCTCTTCTCCACCGGCACTGTGCACTGGGTGCCCCCGGCCATCTACAAGAGCTCCTGCAGCATCGACGTCACCTTCTTCCCCTTCGACCAGCAGAACTGCAAGATGAAGTTCGGCTCCTGGACGTATGACAAGGCCAAGATCGACCTGGAGCAGATGGAGCAGACGGTGGACCTGAAGGACTACTGGGAGAGTGGCGAGTGGGCTATCATCAACGCCACAGGCACCTACAACAGCAAGAAGTATGACTGCTGCGCTGAGATCTACCCCGATGTCACCTACTACTTTGTCATCCGGCGCCTGCCCCTCTTCTACACCATCAACCTCATCATCCCCTGCCTGCTCATCTCCTGCCTCACCGTGCTCGTCTTCTACCTGCCCTCCGACTGCGGCGAGAAGATCACCCTGTGCATCTCGGTGCTGCTCTCGCTCACCGTCTTCCTGCTGCTCATCACCGAGATCATCCCCTCCACTTCTCTGGTCATCCCGCTCATTGGGGAATACCTGCTCTTCACCATGATCTTTGTCACCCTCTCCATCATCATCACGGTCTTTGTCCTCAATGTCCACCACCGCTCCCCCAGCACCCATAATATGCCCCACTGGGTGCGAGTGGCCTTTCTGGGCTGTGTGCCTCGGTGGCTTCTGATGAACCGGCCCCCGCCACCCTTGGAGCTCCATGACCCCCTAGATCTGAAGCTCAGCCCCTCCTATCACTGGCTGGAGACCATGAGCATGGATgcggaggagagggaagaagaagaggaagacagatggGTGTGTGCGGGTCATTCATCCCCCTCCCTGGGTGTCCTCTACAGCCATGGTGGTCTGCACCAAGGGGCCTCAGGCCGTAAAGTGGAGACCCAGTTGCAGGACGATGGGCTTCTGCTGTCGCCTCGCATACAGAAGGCACTGGAAGGAGTGCACTATATTGCTGATCACCTGCGGTCAGAGGATGCTGACTCTTCG GTGAAGGAGGACTGGAAGTATGTGGCCATGGTCATCGATAGGATATTCCTCTGGTTGTTTATCATCGTCTGCTTCCTGGGGACCGTTGGACTCTTTCTTCCTCCGTTCCTGGCTGGAATGATCTGA